One window of Gymnogyps californianus isolate 813 chromosome 10, ASM1813914v2, whole genome shotgun sequence genomic DNA carries:
- the MCCC1 gene encoding methylcrotonoyl-CoA carboxylase subunit alpha, mitochondrial, translating into MRTAKKMGVKSVAVYSEADRNSMHVAMADEAYCIGPAPSQQSYLAMEKIMQVAKVSAAQAIHPGYGFLSENTEFAELCKQEGIIFIGPPSSAIRDMGIKSTSKAIMSAAGVPVVEGYHGEDQSDECLKEHAKRIGYPVMIKAVRGGGGKGMRIARSEKEFLDQLESARREAKKSFNDDAMLIEKFVDNPRHVEVQVFGDQHGNAVYLFERDCSVQRRHQKIIEEAPGPGISPEVRKRLGEAAVKAAKAVNYVGAGTVEFIMDSQHNFYFMEMNTRLQVEHPVTEMITGTDLVEWQLRVAAGEKIPLTQEEILLQGHAFEARIYAEDPNNDFMPGAGPLLHLSTPPPDSFTRIETGVRQGDEVSVHYDPMIAKLVVWAEDRQAALRKLRYSLRQYNIVGLSTNIDFLLSLSGHPQFEAGNVHTNFIPQHHDELFPTKKATPHEVMCQAALGLILKEKMLTDAFRDQSDDKFSPFASSTGRRINICYTRNLSLLDGENIVDVAVSYNQEGSYNMQIQDKTFLISGEIFNEGDSVYLRSSVNGTVCKSKLVILDNTIYLFFPEGSAQIGLPVPKYLSAMSSAGMQSGAVAPMTGTVEKVFVKAGDKVQIGDPLMVMIAMKMEHTIRAPKAGVIKKVNFQEGAQANRHAPLVEFMDEEAESK; encoded by the exons ATGcgaacagcaaagaaaatgggTGTGAAGTCTGTAGCAGTCTATAGTGAAGCAGACAGAAATTCCATGCATGTAGCAATG gCAGATGAAGCGTATTGCATTGGTCCAGCACCCTCACAGCAGAGTTACTTGGCCATGGAGAAAATAATGCAGGTGGCCAAGGTCTCAGCAGCACAG GCTATTCATCCAGGTTATGGTTTCctctcagaaaacacagagtTTGCAGAGTTGTGCAAGCAAGAGGGAATCATCTTCATAGGTCCTCCTTCATCTGCTATCAGAGATATGGGTATTAAGAG CACTTCCAAAGCTATAATGTCTGCTGCTGGCGTTCCTGTTGTTGAAGGTTATCATGGAGAAGATCAATCAGATGAGTGTCTAAAGGAACATGCCAAGAGAATAGGATATCCAGTAATGATTAAAGCTGTTCGCGGAGGTGGAGGAAAG gGCATGAGAATTGCTCGCTCAGAAAAGGAGTTTCTGGACCAACTAGAATCAGCTaggagagaagcaaagaagTCTTTCAATGATGATGCAATGCTGATTGAGAAATTTGTAGATAATCCAAG GCATGTTGAAGTCCAAGTATTTGGTGACCAGCATGGAAATGCAGTGTATTTGTTTGAAAGAGACTGCAGTGTGCAAAGGAGACATCAGAAGATCATTGAAGAGGCACCAGGG cCAGGAATTAGTCCTGAAGTTCGAAAGAGACTTGGAGAAGCTGCTGTCAAAGCAGCTAAAGCAGTGAATTATGTGGGAGCAG GAACAGTGGAATTTATTATGGACTCCCAACATAATTTTTACTTCATGGAGATGAATACCAGACTGCAAGTAGAGCACCCAGTTACAGAGATGATCACTGGAACAGACTTGGTGGAATGGCAGCTTAGG GTTGCAGCGGGAGAGAAGATTCCCCTAACGCAGGAAGAGATTCTGCTCCAGGGCCATGCATTTGAAGCTAGAATATATGCTGAAGATCCTAATAATGACTTTATGCCAGGGGCTGGGCCATTGTTGCACTTATCCACCCCACCACCTGATAGTTTCACCAGGATAGAAACTGGAGTCAGACAAG gtGATGAGGTTTCTGTTCATTATGATCCAATGATTGCAAAGCTAGTTGTATGGGCTGAGGATCGTCAAGCAGCACTGAGAAAGTTGCGATACAGTTTGCGTCAATATAAT attgTAGGATTAAGCACTAATATTGATTTCTTACTGAGCCTGTCAGGACACCCACAGTTTGAGGCTGGAAATGTGCACACTAATTTCATTCCTCAACACCATGATGAACTATTTCCAACCAAAAAGGCAACTCCACATGAAGTTATGTGTCAGGCAGCTCTAGGACtcatactgaaagaaaaaatgctaacAGATGCTTTTAGAGATCAGTCAGATG atAAATTTTCACCATTTGCATCCAGCACTGGTAGAAGAATAAATATATGTTATACTAGAAACCTGTCTCTGCTGGATGGGGAAAACA TTGTGGATGTAGCTGTAAGTTACAATCAAGAAGGGTCATACAACATGCAG ATTCAAGACAAAACGTTCCTGATTTCTGGAGAGATCTTCAATGAAGGTGATTCAGTTTACTTGAGGTCTTCAGTAAATGGAACAGTGTGTAAGTCCAAATTGGTCATTTTGGACAACACCATTTATCTCTTCTTTCCG GAAGGCAGTGCTCAGATTGGCCTTCCTGTACCCAAGTACTTATCTGCAATGAGTTCAGCGGGAATGCAAAGTGGTGCTGTAGCGCCCATGACAGGCACAGTTGAAAAG